One genomic window of Azospirillum thermophilum includes the following:
- a CDS encoding ABC transporter ATP-binding protein — protein sequence MTAPVNDDAATIRVEGVSKRYGDQYAVREVDLTMAPGECVAMVGHNGAGKSSLIKLMLGLTTPTEGGIRVLGGDPSSAAASHIRRQVGFLPENVAFHPNMTGRETLDFYAKLKGAPRHGNDALFERVGLEPAAVKRRVGTYSKGMRQRLALAQALLGGPKVLFLDEPTTGLDPALRQSFYEIVGHLRDAGTTVLLCSHALTELEGQADRVVVMNRGRKVADGSLATLRSLAQLPVRIRLTLPSGDIDTLAARIGEGASVTRLAGGVVELACANDDKVDLVRRISCDGPPASRLDIADIEIVQPSLDEMYAHFLRREAAE from the coding sequence ATGACCGCTCCCGTGAACGACGATGCGGCCACGATCCGCGTCGAGGGCGTCTCCAAGCGCTATGGCGACCAGTATGCGGTGCGCGAGGTCGACCTGACCATGGCGCCGGGTGAGTGCGTCGCCATGGTCGGGCACAACGGCGCCGGCAAGAGCTCGCTGATCAAGCTGATGCTCGGCCTGACGACGCCGACCGAGGGCGGCATCCGCGTGCTGGGCGGCGATCCGTCGAGCGCCGCCGCCTCCCACATCCGCCGCCAGGTCGGCTTCCTGCCGGAGAATGTCGCCTTCCATCCGAACATGACCGGGCGCGAGACGCTGGACTTCTACGCGAAGCTGAAGGGCGCGCCGCGCCACGGGAACGATGCGCTGTTCGAGCGCGTCGGGCTGGAGCCGGCCGCCGTGAAGCGGCGCGTCGGCACCTACTCCAAGGGCATGCGGCAGCGCCTCGCGCTCGCCCAGGCGCTGCTCGGCGGGCCGAAGGTGCTGTTCCTCGACGAGCCGACGACCGGCCTCGACCCCGCGTTGCGGCAGAGCTTCTACGAGATCGTCGGCCATCTGCGCGACGCCGGCACCACCGTGCTGCTGTGCAGCCATGCCCTGACGGAACTGGAAGGGCAGGCCGACCGCGTCGTCGTGATGAACCGCGGGCGCAAGGTCGCCGACGGCTCCCTCGCCACCCTGCGCAGCCTCGCGCAGCTTCCGGTGCGCATCCGCCTCACCCTGCCGTCGGGCGACATCGACACGCTGGCGGCCCGCATCGGCGAAGGGGCCTCCGTCACCCGGCTGGCCGGCGGCGTGGTGGAACTGGCCTGCGCCAACGACGACAAGGTGGACCTCGTCCGCCGCATCTCCTGCGACGGGCCGCCGGCCAGCCGCCTGGACATCGCCGACATCGAGATCGTCCAGCCCAGCCTGGACGAGATGTACGCCCACTTCCTGCGCCGGGAGGCAGCGGAATGA
- a CDS encoding ABC transporter permease subunit — MTTLLIIASKEVRDGLRNRWVVATTLLMAALALTLSFLGAAPTGTVGVGPVEITIVSLSSLTIFLLPLIALLLSFDAVVGEVDRGTMTLLLSYPVARWQVLIGKFLGHAAIIAFATVLGYGAAGAALSMGEVEIGPESWRAFAAMIGSSVLLGAAFTALGYLASTMVRDRGTAAGIAVAVWLAFVLLYDMGLLGLLVADGGKTVNADLLNWLLLANPADTYRLFNLTGFKTVTLSAGTASLAAHVQFSAPVLLGVLAAWVAAPLALATVLFSRKQI; from the coding sequence ATGACCACGCTCCTGATCATCGCCTCCAAGGAGGTGCGGGACGGCCTGCGCAACCGCTGGGTCGTCGCCACCACGCTGCTGATGGCGGCGCTGGCCCTGACGCTCAGCTTCCTGGGCGCCGCCCCGACCGGCACGGTCGGCGTCGGGCCGGTGGAAATCACCATCGTCAGCCTGTCCAGCCTGACCATCTTCCTGCTGCCGCTGATCGCCCTCCTGCTGTCCTTCGACGCGGTGGTCGGCGAGGTCGACCGCGGCACCATGACCCTGCTGCTCTCCTACCCGGTCGCGCGCTGGCAGGTGCTGATCGGCAAGTTCCTCGGCCATGCCGCGATCATCGCCTTCGCGACCGTGCTGGGCTATGGCGCCGCCGGGGCGGCCCTGTCGATGGGCGAAGTGGAGATCGGGCCGGAGAGCTGGCGCGCCTTCGCCGCCATGATCGGGTCGAGCGTGCTGCTGGGTGCCGCCTTCACCGCGCTCGGCTATCTGGCCTCCACCATGGTCCGCGACCGTGGCACGGCGGCGGGCATCGCGGTGGCGGTCTGGCTGGCCTTCGTCCTGCTCTACGACATGGGGCTGCTGGGGCTGCTGGTCGCCGACGGCGGCAAGACGGTGAACGCCGACCTGCTGAACTGGCTCCTGCTCGCCAACCCGGCCGACACCTACCGGCTGTTCAACCTGACCGGCTTCAAGACGGTGACGCTTTCCGCCGGCACCGCCAGCCTTGCCGCGCATGTCCAATTCTCCGCCCCGGTGCTGCTCGGCGTGCTGGCCGCCTGGGTCGCCGCTCCGCTGGCGCTCGCCACCGTCCTGTTCTCGAGGAAGCAGATCTGA
- a CDS encoding nitrous oxide reductase accessory protein NosL has product MRTTMKAALLATVLLLPLTACKQERADSAPPAPLAITADAVGRYCGMNLHDHPGPKGQIIVKGEARPIWLSSVRDTFAFTMLPEEPKEVRAIYVTDLTRAADPQAPDLSLWVEARKAWYVVGSGQRGGMGASEPLPFADEAAARAFANSHGGTVKRFSDVTPDEILTPQTASEETMPPPAAEPVPAAAAQKHGSHGAHQGSTM; this is encoded by the coding sequence ATGCGCACCACCATGAAAGCCGCCCTGCTGGCGACCGTCCTGCTGCTGCCGCTGACCGCCTGCAAGCAGGAGCGCGCCGACAGCGCCCCGCCCGCTCCGCTGGCCATCACCGCGGACGCGGTCGGCCGCTATTGCGGCATGAACCTGCACGACCACCCCGGCCCCAAGGGGCAGATCATCGTGAAGGGCGAGGCGCGGCCGATCTGGCTGTCCTCCGTCCGCGACACCTTCGCCTTCACCATGCTGCCGGAGGAGCCGAAGGAGGTCCGCGCCATCTATGTGACCGACCTGACCCGCGCCGCCGATCCGCAGGCGCCGGACCTCTCCCTCTGGGTCGAGGCGCGCAAGGCCTGGTATGTCGTCGGCAGCGGCCAGCGCGGCGGCATGGGGGCGTCGGAGCCCCTGCCCTTCGCCGACGAGGCGGCCGCCCGCGCCTTCGCCAACTCCCACGGCGGCACCGTCAAGCGCTTCTCCGACGTGACCCCGGACGAGATCCTGACGCCGCAGACCGCATCGGAGGAGACCATGCCTCCGCCCGCCGCGGAGCCGGTCCCCGCTGCCGCCGCCCAGAAGCACGGCTCCCATGGCGCCCATCAGGGGAGCACCATGTGA
- a CDS encoding FAD:protein FMN transferase, which translates to MSGATAAFPTAPLSRRRFLGIAAAAAGVALMPGLLRAAPLPAGIPVRVWRGTALGADAMLQIAHPDPAEADRLIALSLAEVARLEKVFSLYRPDSALVRLNRDGMLDRPPADLVRLLSEAVAFGRRSGGAFDVTVQPLWQLYAGHFGRPGADPAGPPEAAVQATRRLVDYRAVEVDAGRIAFARRGMAVTLNGIAQGYITDRVTERLIAEGLGQVLVDLGEIRAVGRHPAGRPWTVGLKDPSDETRLTATLEIADRAVATSAGSGTSFDPAGRFAHLLDPASGHSAADWLSVSVLAADATTADALSTALSIVPADRAAAILNGLPGVGARLTRRDGTVLSLPA; encoded by the coding sequence ATGAGCGGCGCGACGGCAGCCTTCCCCACCGCCCCCCTGTCCCGCCGCCGGTTCCTCGGCATCGCGGCGGCGGCGGCGGGCGTCGCACTGATGCCGGGCCTGCTGCGGGCGGCGCCGCTGCCGGCCGGCATTCCGGTCCGGGTCTGGCGCGGCACGGCGCTGGGCGCCGACGCCATGCTGCAGATCGCCCACCCGGATCCGGCGGAGGCCGACCGCCTGATCGCCCTGTCGCTGGCCGAGGTGGCGCGGCTGGAGAAGGTCTTCAGCCTCTACCGTCCGGATTCCGCCCTGGTCCGCCTGAACCGCGACGGGATGCTCGACCGGCCGCCGGCCGACCTCGTCCGCCTGCTGTCGGAAGCCGTGGCGTTCGGGCGGCGCAGCGGCGGCGCCTTCGACGTGACGGTGCAGCCGCTCTGGCAACTCTATGCCGGGCATTTCGGCCGACCCGGCGCCGACCCGGCCGGCCCTCCGGAAGCGGCCGTCCAGGCCACCCGCCGGCTGGTCGACTACCGTGCGGTGGAGGTCGATGCCGGCCGCATCGCCTTCGCCCGGCGCGGCATGGCGGTGACGCTCAACGGCATCGCCCAGGGCTACATCACCGATCGGGTGACGGAGCGTCTGATCGCGGAGGGGCTGGGCCAGGTCCTGGTCGATCTCGGCGAGATCCGGGCGGTCGGCCGGCATCCGGCCGGTCGGCCCTGGACCGTCGGCTTGAAGGATCCGTCCGACGAGACCCGTCTGACCGCGACGCTCGAAATCGCCGACCGGGCGGTGGCCACCTCCGCCGGATCCGGGACCTCCTTCGATCCGGCCGGACGATTCGCGCATCTGCTCGATCCGGCGAGCGGGCACAGCGCGGCGGACTGGCTGTCGGTCTCCGTGCTGGCGGCCGACGCCACCACCGCGGACGCCCTCTCCACCGCCCTGTCCATCGTCCCGGCCGACCGCGCCGCGGCGATCCTGAACGGCCTGCCGGGCGTCGGCGCCCGTCTGACCCGGCGCGACGGCACCGTCCTGTCGCTGCCCGCCTGA
- a CDS encoding twin-arginine translocase TatA/TatE family subunit — MGSFSIAHWIVVLLLVLLMFGAGKLPNVMGDLAKGVKAFKAGMKDDGSQGTEPKLPV, encoded by the coding sequence ATGGGAAGCTTCAGCATCGCCCACTGGATCGTCGTTCTTCTGCTCGTCCTGCTCATGTTCGGAGCGGGCAAGCTGCCCAACGTCATGGGCGACCTCGCCAAGGGCGTGAAGGCCTTCAAGGCCGGCATGAAGGACGACGGATCGCAGGGAACGGAACCCAAGCTGCCGGTCTGA
- a CDS encoding c-type cytochrome, with protein MTSYPGLAGLLLLAAWSGAALAGDAAEGRRVAERWCSSCHVAGSRAGTDAVPTLATIARDPKKGPGWAREWLQSPHPPMPDPNLTRREADDVIAYLESLAR; from the coding sequence ATGACGAGCTATCCGGGATTGGCCGGGCTGCTGCTGCTGGCGGCCTGGAGCGGGGCGGCGCTGGCCGGCGACGCGGCGGAAGGGCGGAGGGTCGCCGAGCGCTGGTGCTCCTCCTGCCATGTGGCCGGCAGCCGTGCCGGGACCGACGCGGTGCCGACGCTGGCGACCATCGCACGCGACCCGAAGAAGGGGCCGGGCTGGGCGCGGGAATGGCTGCAATCGCCCCATCCGCCGATGCCCGACCCCAACCTGACGCGGCGGGAGGCGGACGACGTCATCGCCTATCTGGAGAGTCTTGCACGCTAG
- a CDS encoding c-type cytochrome: MRRRRNMTGLVLAASLSAVPLLGAAAAPDGPGTPAFGRRLAKEACSECHIVAPDQEDEGKWPAPNLMDRMRNPAITEMALRSYLQTSHPIMPNIRLSPEQTDDIVAYLLTFKEATR, from the coding sequence ATGCGTCGTCGGAGGAACATGACGGGACTGGTGCTGGCGGCGAGCCTGTCGGCGGTGCCGCTCCTCGGCGCGGCTGCGGCTCCGGACGGGCCGGGCACGCCCGCCTTCGGCAGGCGGCTTGCCAAGGAAGCCTGCAGCGAATGCCACATCGTGGCACCCGACCAGGAGGACGAGGGCAAATGGCCGGCGCCCAACCTGATGGACCGGATGCGCAACCCGGCGATCACCGAGATGGCGCTGCGCAGCTATCTGCAGACCTCCCACCCGATCATGCCGAACATCCGGCTCAGTCCGGAGCAGACGGACGACATCGTCGCCTATCTGCTGACCTTCAAGGAGGCAACGCGATGA
- a CDS encoding ABC transporter permease — protein sequence MLLEAIKLALQAIRRNTLRSFLTVLGIVIGVGAVIAMVTIGNGTTAKVTADLAKLGSNLLFVSPGQFGPGRASSDARPFNSRDIDAMRSQLYGVRAVAPIGQKSVTVVYGTESRNTVVTGTDNDYFITQDWALVRGRPFFEGEVRAGRAACVIGQTVREKLFGHADPIGQSIRVHNVSCEVIALLEPKGQSSFGTDMDDTVLMPIRAFQRRIAGNTDVARVFVSAKDGVDTAKVQADIERLLRERRNITPGKEDDFSVRDMKQVVQTTTAATAVLTGLLGAVAAVSLLVGGIGIMNIMLVSVTERTREIGIRLAIGALEEQVLLQFLVEAVVLSLFGGLLGILLGLGLALLATTGLKVPFIVDGSVVLLAFGFSAAVGVVFGYFPARRAARLDPIEALRRE from the coding sequence ATGCTGCTGGAAGCGATCAAGCTGGCGCTGCAGGCCATCCGGCGCAACACGCTCCGTTCCTTCCTGACGGTGCTCGGCATCGTCATCGGCGTCGGGGCGGTGATCGCCATGGTCACCATCGGCAACGGCACCACGGCCAAGGTCACCGCCGACCTCGCGAAGCTGGGCAGCAACCTGCTGTTCGTCTCGCCCGGCCAGTTCGGGCCGGGCCGGGCCAGTTCGGACGCCCGGCCCTTCAACAGCCGCGACATCGACGCCATGCGCAGCCAGCTCTACGGCGTCCGCGCGGTGGCGCCGATCGGGCAGAAGTCGGTGACGGTCGTCTACGGCACGGAAAGCCGCAACACCGTCGTGACCGGGACCGACAACGACTATTTCATCACCCAGGACTGGGCGCTGGTCCGCGGCCGCCCCTTCTTCGAGGGGGAGGTGAGGGCGGGGCGCGCCGCCTGCGTCATCGGCCAGACGGTGCGGGAGAAGCTGTTCGGCCATGCCGACCCGATCGGCCAGAGCATCCGCGTCCACAATGTCTCCTGCGAGGTGATCGCACTGCTGGAGCCGAAGGGCCAGTCGAGCTTCGGCACCGACATGGACGACACCGTCCTGATGCCGATCCGCGCCTTTCAGCGGCGGATCGCCGGCAACACCGACGTCGCGCGGGTCTTCGTCTCGGCCAAGGACGGGGTGGATACCGCCAAGGTCCAGGCGGACATCGAGCGGCTGCTGCGCGAGCGGCGCAACATCACGCCGGGCAAGGAGGACGACTTCTCGGTCCGCGACATGAAGCAGGTGGTGCAGACCACCACGGCGGCAACCGCGGTCCTGACCGGGCTGCTGGGAGCGGTGGCGGCGGTGTCGCTGCTGGTCGGCGGCATCGGCATCATGAACATCATGCTGGTCTCGGTCACCGAGCGGACGCGGGAGATCGGCATCCGGCTGGCCATCGGCGCGCTGGAGGAACAGGTCCTGCTGCAGTTCCTGGTGGAGGCGGTGGTGCTATCCCTGTTCGGCGGGCTGTTGGGAATCCTGCTGGGGCTCGGGCTGGCGCTGCTGGCGACCACCGGGCTGAAGGTGCCGTTCATCGTCGACGGCTCGGTGGTCCTGCTGGCCTTCGGCTTTTCCGCCGCGGTGGGCGTGGTCTTCGGCTATTTCCCGGCGCGCCGCGCCGCCCGGCTCGACCCCATCGAGGCGCTGCGGCGGGAATAG
- a CDS encoding ABC transporter ATP-binding protein, protein MPADDAPPLIEFRGIGRRFGRGDATVSALNAVDLRIRAGEFVAIMGPSGSGKSTAMNILGCLDTPSSGCYRFQGVDLVRLDRRQRALFRRRYLGFVFQGFNLLARTSAVENVELPLVYRGVAPAERRRLAMAALGRVGLAGREDHTPGELSGGQQQRVAIARAIVTDPAVLLADEPTGNLDTRMSREIMELLVRLNRDQGITVIMVTHEPDMAAYAGRIVRFVDGRIESDTTDPGSPDPERLGGRAA, encoded by the coding sequence ATGCCCGCGGACGACGCGCCGCCGCTCATCGAATTCCGGGGCATCGGCCGGCGCTTCGGCCGGGGGGACGCGACCGTCAGCGCGCTGAACGCGGTGGACCTGCGGATCCGCGCGGGGGAATTCGTCGCCATCATGGGACCGTCCGGCTCCGGCAAATCGACGGCGATGAACATCCTGGGCTGCCTCGACACGCCGAGTTCCGGCTGCTACCGCTTCCAGGGCGTCGATCTCGTGCGGCTCGACCGCCGGCAGCGCGCGCTGTTCCGGCGGCGCTATCTGGGCTTCGTCTTCCAGGGCTTCAACCTGCTGGCGCGCACCAGTGCCGTCGAGAATGTGGAGCTGCCGCTGGTCTATCGCGGCGTGGCGCCGGCCGAGCGGCGGCGGCTGGCGATGGCGGCGCTCGGCCGCGTCGGCCTGGCGGGGCGGGAGGATCACACGCCGGGGGAACTGTCGGGCGGCCAGCAGCAGCGCGTCGCCATCGCCCGCGCCATCGTGACCGACCCCGCCGTCCTGCTGGCCGACGAGCCGACCGGCAACCTCGACACCCGGATGAGCCGCGAGATCATGGAGCTGCTGGTGCGGCTGAACCGCGACCAGGGCATCACGGTCATCATGGTCACCCACGAGCCGGACATGGCGGCCTATGCCGGCCGCATCGTCCGCTTCGTCGACGGCCGCATCGAGAGCGACACCACCGATCCCGGCAGTCCCGACCCGGAGAGGCTGGGGGGGAGGGCGGCCTGA
- a CDS encoding efflux RND transporter periplasmic adaptor subunit, translated as MDALLGLKPSRRSPLGAMPGRGRSWALAVLALLLLAVGYGLVAPAPNPVGYVTEPASRGTLRVIVTATGSVQPTSQVDVSSELSGTVRRVFVDYNSAVTAGQVLAELDTDKFKASVDSSRAKLDSARAKVTQAEITVRETARELERKQALAAAQHGSRHDLDTARAAYDRAVAAVASARADVATAAAELTLNESNLTKTRIVSPINGTVLKRTVDPGQTVAASLQAPVLFSIAEDLRRMEVRVDVDEADVGKVREGQQAGFTVDAYPDRRFPATIRELRFASETVQGWSPTRPC; from the coding sequence GTGGATGCGCTCCTCGGGCTGAAGCCGTCGCGCCGGTCACCGCTCGGCGCCATGCCCGGCCGTGGCCGGTCCTGGGCGCTGGCCGTGCTGGCGCTGCTGCTGCTTGCCGTGGGCTACGGGCTGGTCGCCCCGGCGCCGAACCCCGTCGGCTATGTGACGGAACCGGCCAGCCGCGGCACCCTGCGCGTGATCGTCACCGCGACCGGCAGCGTCCAGCCGACCAGCCAGGTGGACGTGTCGAGCGAGTTGTCCGGCACGGTGCGTCGCGTCTTCGTCGACTACAACAGCGCGGTGACCGCCGGACAGGTGCTTGCCGAGCTCGATACCGACAAGTTCAAGGCCAGCGTCGACAGCTCGCGCGCCAAGCTCGACTCGGCGCGGGCGAAGGTCACGCAGGCGGAGATCACGGTGCGGGAGACCGCGCGCGAGCTGGAGCGCAAGCAGGCGCTTGCCGCGGCCCAGCACGGATCGCGCCACGACCTCGACACCGCCAGGGCCGCCTACGACCGTGCCGTCGCGGCGGTCGCCAGCGCCAGGGCCGACGTCGCGACGGCGGCTGCGGAACTGACCCTGAACGAGAGCAACCTGACCAAGACGCGCATCGTCTCGCCGATCAACGGAACCGTGCTGAAGCGCACCGTCGATCCCGGCCAGACGGTCGCCGCCTCGCTGCAGGCGCCCGTCCTCTTCTCCATCGCCGAGGATCTGCGGCGGATGGAGGTGCGGGTCGACGTCGACGAGGCCGACGTCGGCAAGGTGCGCGAGGGCCAGCAGGCCGGCTTCACCGTCGATGCCTATCCCGACCGCCGCTTTCCGGCGACCATCCGCGAACTGCGCTTCGCGTCCGAGACGGTGCAGGGGTGGTCACCTACAAGGCCGTGCTGA
- a CDS encoding hybrid sensor histidine kinase/response regulator — translation MTMADVSFLAGGGEMGALMRGHDWGRSPLGPPEGWPPALRTVVGLMLTSSFPMFVAWGAELAFLYNDGYRPIFGARHPTALGRPFAEVWSEIWTDISPLVDRALAGEATYHEDLPLVMERNGYPEETYFTFSYSPLRDEAGQVRGMFCACTETTEKVIAERRLRATEAELRAANARLAAEGEHLRELFRQAPGFMAVVRGPDHVFELANSAYQTLVGHRELMGRPVREAFPDLEGQGFFELLERVHRTGEPFVGHEQPLRIRRGPEGPEEERFLNFVYQPIRDRDGRVTGIFVEGSDVTEARRSAEALKASEERLRVAQEAGAIGTFELRGDGMLAVSETFCRLWGVPPRPLVPLRELAAMIHPEDRPRLTTLTPGAVPEDGLDYVEYRIRRPDTGETRWMARRGQAVRSGRDGGRRVLGVSYDITDRKRIEEELRELNATLECRVAERTADRDRMWRLSTDVMLVARFDGTVTAANPAWMVLLGWAERDLLGRSFLDLIHPDDLPATQAESARLAAGRTTRNFENRYRHKDGSYRWLSWIAVPDADLIHAVGRDVTAQKEADAALRQAQKMEAVGQLTGGVAHDFNNLLQVIGGNLQLLLRDIAGQERAEHRVRNALTAVSRGSKLASSLLAFARRQPLEPRAVDLGRLIRNLDDMIRRAIGEEIEIETISAAGLWNTLVDPTQVENALLNLAINARDAMNGRGRLTIETGNAVLDDEYALRHGDLRPGQYVMLAVTDTGCGMAPAVLDRVFEPFFTTKPEGQGTGLGLSMVYGFVKQSGGHVKIYSEPGQGTTIRLYLPRTHQEEDLAVELDSGPAGGGSETILVVEDDEEVRATVVEMLSDLGYRVLQARDAQSALVVLESGVPVDLLFTDVVMPGPLRSPDLARKARERLPDLAVLFTSGYTQNAIVHGGRLDAGVELLSKPYTREALARKVRHVLRNQAQQNAARHAAQARTPALPGVAGAGALRILLVEDEVLIRLATAEMLADLGHEVIEAGDAEEALSLAETEAVDLLMTDLTLPGLSGGELADRLRQRIPGLPVIFASGHDMEGGRSGRRPGGNTVHLQKPYDLMALSEALRVALRTV, via the coding sequence ATGACGATGGCCGACGTCTCCTTCCTCGCCGGCGGCGGCGAGATGGGTGCCCTGATGCGGGGGCACGACTGGGGCCGCTCCCCTCTCGGCCCGCCCGAGGGCTGGCCGCCCGCCCTGCGCACGGTGGTCGGGCTGATGCTGACCTCCAGCTTTCCCATGTTCGTCGCCTGGGGGGCGGAGCTGGCCTTCCTCTACAACGACGGCTACCGCCCGATCTTCGGCGCGCGGCATCCCACGGCGCTCGGCCGTCCCTTCGCCGAGGTGTGGTCGGAGATCTGGACCGACATCAGCCCGCTGGTCGACCGCGCGCTGGCCGGAGAGGCGACCTACCACGAGGATCTGCCGCTCGTCATGGAGCGCAACGGCTATCCGGAGGAGACCTACTTCACCTTCTCCTACAGCCCGCTGCGCGACGAGGCCGGGCAGGTGCGCGGCATGTTCTGCGCCTGCACCGAGACGACCGAGAAGGTGATCGCCGAACGCCGCCTGCGGGCGACCGAGGCGGAGCTGCGCGCGGCCAACGCCCGGCTTGCCGCCGAGGGCGAGCATCTGCGCGAGCTGTTCCGCCAGGCGCCCGGTTTCATGGCGGTGGTGCGCGGGCCGGATCACGTCTTCGAGCTGGCCAACTCGGCGTATCAGACCCTGGTCGGCCACCGCGAGCTGATGGGCCGGCCGGTGCGGGAGGCCTTTCCCGACCTGGAGGGCCAGGGCTTCTTCGAGCTTCTCGAGCGGGTCCACCGGACGGGCGAGCCCTTCGTGGGCCACGAGCAGCCGTTGCGGATCAGGCGGGGGCCGGAGGGGCCGGAGGAGGAACGGTTCCTCAACTTCGTCTACCAGCCGATCCGCGACCGCGACGGCCGGGTGACCGGCATCTTCGTCGAAGGCAGCGACGTGACGGAGGCCAGGCGTTCGGCGGAGGCGCTCAAGGCGAGCGAGGAGCGGCTGCGCGTGGCGCAGGAGGCCGGCGCCATCGGCACCTTCGAGCTGCGCGGCGACGGCATGCTGGCCGTCTCGGAGACCTTCTGCCGCCTGTGGGGCGTGCCGCCGCGCCCGCTGGTGCCCCTGCGCGAGCTGGCGGCGATGATCCACCCGGAGGACCGCCCGCGGCTGACCACGCTGACGCCCGGCGCCGTGCCGGAGGACGGGCTGGACTATGTCGAGTACCGCATCCGCCGGCCGGACACCGGCGAGACCCGCTGGATGGCCCGGCGCGGGCAGGCGGTGCGCAGCGGTCGGGACGGAGGGCGGCGGGTGCTCGGCGTCTCCTACGACATCACCGACCGCAAGCGCATCGAGGAGGAACTGCGGGAGCTGAACGCCACGCTGGAGTGCCGGGTGGCGGAACGCACCGCCGACCGTGACCGCATGTGGCGCCTGTCCACCGACGTGATGCTGGTCGCGCGGTTCGATGGAACCGTCACCGCGGCGAACCCGGCCTGGATGGTGCTTCTCGGCTGGGCGGAGCGCGACCTGCTCGGCCGTTCCTTCCTCGACCTGATCCACCCCGACGACCTGCCGGCGACCCAGGCGGAGAGCGCGAGGCTCGCCGCCGGCCGGACCACGCGGAACTTCGAGAACCGCTACCGGCACAAGGACGGCAGCTATCGCTGGCTGTCCTGGATCGCCGTGCCGGATGCCGACCTGATCCATGCCGTGGGACGCGACGTCACCGCCCAGAAGGAGGCGGACGCCGCCCTGCGCCAGGCCCAGAAGATGGAGGCGGTCGGTCAGCTCACCGGCGGGGTGGCGCACGACTTCAACAACCTGCTGCAGGTGATCGGCGGCAACCTCCAGCTTCTGCTGCGCGACATCGCCGGGCAGGAGCGGGCGGAACACCGCGTGCGCAACGCGCTGACCGCGGTGTCGCGGGGGTCGAAGCTGGCCTCCTCGCTGCTGGCCTTCGCGCGGCGCCAGCCGCTGGAGCCGCGGGCGGTCGATCTCGGCCGGCTGATCCGCAATCTCGACGACATGATCCGCCGGGCGATCGGCGAGGAGATCGAGATCGAGACGATCAGCGCCGCCGGGCTGTGGAACACGCTGGTCGACCCGACGCAGGTGGAGAACGCCCTGCTGAACCTGGCGATCAACGCCCGCGACGCCATGAACGGCCGCGGCAGGCTGACCATCGAGACCGGCAACGCCGTGCTGGACGACGAGTATGCCCTGCGGCACGGCGATCTGCGGCCGGGGCAGTATGTGATGCTGGCGGTGACCGACACCGGCTGCGGCATGGCGCCGGCGGTGCTGGACCGGGTGTTCGAGCCCTTCTTCACGACGAAGCCGGAGGGACAGGGTACCGGCCTCGGCCTCAGCATGGTGTACGGTTTCGTCAAGCAGTCGGGCGGTCACGTCAAGATCTACAGCGAGCCCGGCCAGGGCACGACCATCCGTCTCTACCTGCCGCGCACCCATCAGGAGGAGGACCTCGCGGTCGAGCTCGACAGCGGCCCGGCCGGCGGCGGCAGCGAGACCATCCTGGTCGTCGAGGACGACGAGGAGGTGCGGGCGACGGTGGTGGAGATGCTGTCCGACCTCGGCTACCGCGTGCTGCAGGCCCGCGATGCCCAGAGCGCGCTCGTCGTGCTGGAAAGCGGCGTGCCGGTCGATCTGCTGTTTACCGACGTCGTGATGCCGGGGCCGCTGCGCAGCCCGGATCTCGCCCGCAAGGCGCGGGAACGGCTGCCCGACCTCGCCGTCCTGTTCACCTCCGGCTACACGCAGAACGCCATCGTCCATGGCGGGCGGCTCGACGCCGGGGTGGAACTGCTGAGCAAGCCCTACACGCGCGAGGCGCTGGCCCGCAAGGTGCGGCATGTGCTGCGCAACCAGGCCCAGCAGAACGCCGCCCGCCACGCCGCGCAGGCGCGGACGCCGGCCCTGCCCGGGGTGGCCGGAGCCGGGGCGCTGAGGATCCTCCTGGTGGAGGACGAGGTGCTGATCCGGCTGGCGACGGCGGAGATGCTGGCCGACCTCGGCCATGAGGTGATCGAGGCCGGCGATGCGGAAGAGGCGCTGTCGCTCGCCGAGACGGAGGCGGTCGATCTGCTGATGACCGACCTGACGCTGCCCGGCCTCTCCGGCGGCGAGCTTGCCGACCGGTTGCGCCAGCGGATTCCCGGCCTGCCGGTGATCTTCGCCTCGGGCCACGACATGGAAGGCGGGCGCAGCGGCCGGAGGCCCGGCGGCAACACGGTCCACCTGCAGAAGCCCTACGACCTGATGGCGCTGTCCGAGGCGCTGCGCGTGGCCCTGCGCACCGTCTGA